In Leptidea sinapis chromosome 28, ilLepSina1.1, whole genome shotgun sequence, a single genomic region encodes these proteins:
- the LOC126973095 gene encoding DNA N6-methyl adenine demethylase isoform X1 produces MKQEHPTQPMYIVLQAPMPFYAGDPNRFPTTWQTDPSQGWQNQFIQQLPTQAGQTTLDYQGNHTQYATSPHYQANTTYTVQNVATTFDVTNNTYYQTGVQAVPAARPPSNRGAYTPVPSPRAPHYTTEYQQQYAQQAPTTGVTAGNDSRPASAASYQSSVSTTATPVYTVSQQSYDRSEYTTDHSEDYNGGESASSDTNNEDRQEQNTQNAQHSGNAKPGYLQGSNGPRASLDCSGYSGGYTSGQHSENSQTQNQNDWQQRQWQHNQRLQNQMQNQQLQNQQQQIQNQINYQNQQLQNQQMQSQQLQSQQMQNQQMQNQQMQNQQMQNQQMQNQHVQNQQRQTQQAQLQNQQMHNQQMQNQQLQNQQIQNQQMQNQQIQQQQIQNQQLQQQRQDESEQQLFSQSDRVNLNSRLKTMILNKQNHTRDGNNTPPDKGDPGEGPPRGLDDRKGGVTDDRNTTGHFLSYSHHLRTNYRIGDQVYPAAGNYLQNAQTYSSGNFGGGGHHVWEGGTQVSRDYEKCKSNISTNELKTPQKLPSYADVKRHYNFTDMHYNACRQTETFNNDENYNQPSDNKDFQSKMTIGPVSESNQQNSNSVRGINVSKRIYEKDTIETNYKNLQTPIIPKLEIPENYPYTKEECIKFESSRLIGQSSLLKTEKVGDNMLREYSNGCISRSQLHILPPIATIKNEIFPEISQNCNNVIFPNKRIENFQNFSQIHQNMQGNMAFKIYSRGPDAKSCKETENKSNTGGDSPFEPKPPYYIEQIKSENSPPGHKIYKNLIYCPSRHEPYVFAGDGGPVAIKDEVGYACCRQGSTTKPPPEHLRDGACPGLQTKDEILDDDPDTVEKSDPKVPLKPGTPVIEPYPKSSKQNQFNYSKEYLDNLERLRNNSRTEVPDCNCFPADKNPPEPGSYYTHLGAASSLADLRKDLEARTGLSEKELRIEKICYTGKEGKTAQGCPMAKWVIRRANYTEKVLVVVKFRNGHKCATSWIVVCLVAWEGIPQSEADLDYTLLSHKLNRYGLPTTRRCATNENRTCACQGLDPEACGASYSFGCSWSMYYNGCKYARSKTVRKFRLSVKTEESEIEERMHVLATLLSPLYMNLAPKSFENQCQFEKEASDCRLGFKPGRPFSGVTACIDFCAHAHRDLHNMNNGCTAVVTLAKHRNLNKPPDEQFHVLPLYVLDTTDEFGSKEGQDEKIRNGSLEVLDKYQMEVRVRSVPLQPCRRHGKKRKDEDNSESNNSASSTPQASPNQKKCSTPAPKTPQPNDARNNASPRSQSSTSPRAPTPALNQSPFPPNPNNPHYNSAFVNPNMHNANSNLLNNNMSNPALLDMASMIDNFTDAQLQSNQISSTVLDSPYNSYDQSYNIHNTSAMFHPNQLSPMVDNNNQNTTTNQLPSFASGLQKREQQYNPPNIGHGQAIQNSWPDFPHSELFNNAVKEDPDSTTANLNLANNFSPDSNRSESTSDLSNKQSTGLNKKNLLGDFSQKANEFDIPTSPRLSDMSTKSQSTPASPASSQISDLRSPNSDTNSSEIRKSVWRSPEPRNWDPTKSKDLGVDNDNYVFRVPKARPPSRSLLNPPDAVDHSTFLKPYPPSDKPHLSQGYEHRSPYDIRQNNMQNATNQTNFTINHDDSNQTTAMANKAVSEAPSNNYQQVNQNSCSNPPPAVQSYANYPTVGNAYAYPGNPYGHFNPYENSYNDYNSLAYYNAEKYKREEMIRNAHYNSYGYQYNPNFAPNFYQNPNTNTNWCQSSPNWCIYPPPFSIPYPQEAPKAEPIGEVTGLSDNIECFKDSQMGGVAIALGHGSVLFECAKHEMHSTTSVKSPNRANPTRISLVFYQHRNLNRPKHGLEEWEEKMRLKKLGLTPTTQSIPASNSNTTSPASTPGSEQKQITSIEKWKNNENYIPGGYSSLSALVEATNKAKKSRQILLRAETQTTMSWTTLFPMHPCTVTGPYQESGT; encoded by the exons ATGAAGCAGGAGCATCCCACACAACCGATG TATATTGTGTTACAGGCGCCGATGCCGTTCTACGCGGGGGATCCTAACAGATTCCCAACTACCTGGCAAACAGACCCCTCTCAAG GGTGGCAGAATCAGTTTATCCAACAACTTCCCACACAAGCTGGTCAAACGACTCTCGACTACCAAGGCAATCACACGCAATACGCAACGTCACCTCACTATCAAGCAAACACAACGTACACCGTCCAAAATGTTGCGACGACATTTGACGTCACCAATAACACTTACTACCAAACAGGCGTCCAAGCAGTTCCGGCAGCTCGGCCCCCATCTAACCGGGGTGCTTACACGCCAGTTCCATCACCGAGAGCACCACATTATACCACGGAATATCAACAGCAGTATGCGCAACAAGCTCCCACCACTGGAGTCACAGCTGGAAATGACTCGAGACCAGCCTCGGCTGCTTCTTATCAGAGTTCAGTTTCAACAACTGCGACACCAGTATACACTGTTAGCCAACAGAGTTATGATAGATCTGAATACACAACTGATCATTCCGAAGATTATAATGGTGGTGAAAGTGCATCAAGTGACACAAACAATGAAGACAGACAAGAACAAAATACTCAGAATGCACAGCATTCGGGAAACGCCAAGCCTGGATACCTGCAGGGGAGCAACGGTCCGCGAGCTTCACTCGATTGTAGCGGGTATTCGGGCGGCTATACAAGCGGACAACATTCCGAAAACAGCCAAACGCAAAATCAAAACGATTGGCAACAACGACAATGGCAGCATAACCAAAGATTACAAAACCAAATGCAAAATCAACAATTACAAAATCAGCAGCAACAaatacaaaatcaaatcaaCTATCAAAATCAACAGTTGCAAAACCAACAAATGCAAAGTCAGCAATTGCAGAGTCAACAGATGCAAAACCAACAGATGCAAAACCAACAAATGCAAAACCAACAAATGCAGAATCAACAAATGCAAAATCAACATGTGCAAAATCAACAACGGCAAACACAACAAGCACAACTGCAAAATCAGCAAATGCACAACCAGCAAATGCAAAATCAACAATTACAAAATCAGCAAATTCAGAATCAACAAATGCAGAATCAGCAAATACAGCAACAGCAAATACAAAACCAACAACTACAACAACAACGACAAGATGAATCAGAACAACAACTGTTTTCCCAATCAGACAGGGTAAATTTGAATTCAAGATTAAAAacaatgatattaaataaacaaaatcacACACGAGATGGAAACAACACTCCTCCTGACAAAGGCGACCCGGGTGAGGGACCACCTCGAGGATTAGACGATAGAAAGGGTGGAGTCACTGATGACAGAAATACTACCGGTCATTTTTTATCGTATAGCCACCATCTCCGAACAAATTACCGCATAGGCGATCAGGTTTATCCTGCCGCTggtaattatttacaaaatgccCAGACTTATAGTTCGGGTAATTTCGGAGGTGGTGGCCACCACGTATGGGAGGGGGGGACGCAAGTCTCGAGAGATTATGAAAAGTGTAAGTCTAATATAAGTACTAATGAACTTAAAACGCCTCAAAAGCTGCCATCTTATGCAGACGTAAAACGACACTATAACTTCACAGATATGCATTACAATGCGTGTCGACAAACAGAAACGtttaataatgatgaaaattATAATCAGCCAAGTGATAACAAAGACTTTCAGTCTAAAATGACTATTGGGCCAGTCTCTGAATCAAACCAGCAAAATAGTAACTCTGTTCGCGGCATAAATGTTTCGAAAAGAATTTACGAAAAAGATACAATAGAAACCAACTATAAGAATTTACAAACACCTATAATACCTAAGCTTGAAATTCCTGAAAATTATCCGTATACAAAAGAGGAATGCATAAAATTCGAAAGCTCTAGGTTGATTGGTCAAAGTTCCTTATTGAAAACTGAAAAAGTAGGTGACAACATGCTCCGAGAGTATTCTAATGGTTGTATTTCAAGATCACAACTACATATTCTACCACCAATAGCtactattaaaaatgaaatttttccTGAGATATCACAAAActgtaataatgtaatttttccAAATAAGagaattgaaaattttcaaaatttttcacaaatacatcaaaatatGCAAGGAAATATGGCATTTAAAATTTACAGTCGAGGTCCTGACGCAAAATCTTGCAAAGAAACggaaaacaaaagtaatactgGAGGTGATAGTCCATTTGAACCTAAACCCCCTTATTATATTGAGCAAATTAAGTCCGAGAACTCGCCACCTggtcataaaatttataaaaatttaatctaCTGTCCCTCTAGACACGAACCTTATGTGTTTGCCGGTGACGGTGGACCCGTAGCAATAAAAGACGAGGTTGGGTATGCTTGCTGTAGACAAGGGTCCACGACAAAACCACCACCAGAACATTTAAGAGATGGGGCGTGTCCCGGCCTTCAAACCAAAGATGAAATTCTAGATGATGATCCTGACACAGTAGAAAAATCTGACCCTAAGGTTCCACTAAAACCTGGCACGCCTGTTATTGAACCGTACCCGAAATCATCTAAACAAAATCAGTTTAATTACTCAAAAGAATATCTAGACAATTTAGAAAGACTACGAAATAATTCGCGAACGGAAGTTCCTGATTGCAATTGTTTTCCTGCTGACAAAAACCCACCAGAACCTGGAAGTTATTACACACATTTGG GCGCTGCATCATCTTTAGCCGACCTAAGAAAAGATTTAGAAGCTAGGACTGGATTGTCGGAAAAAGAATTGCGTATAGAAAAAATTTGTTACACAGGCAAGGAAGGTAAAACTGCGCAGGGTTGTCCAATGGCAAAGTGG GTTATACGGAGAGCGAATTATACTGAAAAAGTTCTGGTTGTTGTGAAATTCCGAAATGGTCATAAATGTGCAACGTCTTGGATAGTTGTGTGTTTGGTTGCTtgggaaggtataccacaatcTGAAGCTGACTTAGACTACACACTGCTTTCTCACAAACTTAACAGATATGGCTTGCCAACGACAAGGCGATGCGCAACCAATGAGAACAGGACTTGTGCATGTCAag GATTGGACCCAGAGGCATGCGGCGCTTCCTACAGTTTCGGTTGTTCATGGTCCATGTATTATAATGGATGCAAATACGCCCGTTCAAAAACAGTCCGAAAGTTTCGACTTTCGGTTAAAACAGAAGAAAGCGAGATTGAGGAGCGCATGCATGTTCTAGCCACACTACTGAGTCCTTTGTACATGAACTTAGCACCTAAATCCTTTGAAAACCAATGCCAATTTGAAAAGGAAGCATCTGACTGTAGATTGGGATTCAAACCTGGACGGCCATTTTCCG GCGTGACCGCGTGTATAGATTTCTGCGCACATGCGCACCGTGACCTCCATAATATGAATAACGGTTGTACTGCTGTAGTAACGCTTGCAAAACATCGAAACCTTAACAAGCCACCAGACGAACAATTTCATGTGCTGCCCTTGTATGTTCTTGATACTACAGATGAATTTGGATCCAAGGAGGGGCAAGATGAGAAAATAAGAAATGGTTCATTAGAGGTCTTGGACAA ATATCAAATGGAAGTCAGAGTAAGATCAGTACCGTTGCAACCATGCAGGCGTCACGGAAAGAAACGTAAAGATGAAGATAATTCGGAATCGAATAACTCAGCATCCAGTACCCCTCAAGCCAGTCCAAATCAAAAGAAATGTTCTACACCTGCACCTAAAACACCACAGCCGAATGATGCTAGAAATAATGCTAGCCCAAGAAGTCAAAGTAGTACATCGCCACGCGCGCCCACACCAGCGCTCAACCAGTCGCCATTTCCACCTAATCCTAATAATCCTCACTACAACTCGGCCTTTGTAAATCCAAATATGCATAATGCTAATTCCAacctactaaataataatatgagtaACCCAGCATTGTTGGATATGGCCTCTATGATTGATAACTTTACCGATGCTCAGTTACAGAGCAATCAAATTTCTAGCACGGTTTTAGATTCTCCATATAATTCGTACGATCAAAGCTATAACATCCATAATACAAGCGCTATGTTTCATCCAAACCAACTTTCACCAATGGTTGACAATAATAACCAAAACACAACTACAAATCAACTGCCGAGCTTTGCTTCTGGATTACAAAAACGTGAACAACAATATAATCCACCAAATATTGGGCACGGCCAAGCTATACAAAACAGTTGGCCTGATTTTCCTCACAGTGAATTATTCAATAATGCTGTTAAAGAAGATCCAGATTCAACGACTGCTAATTTAAATTTGGCTAATAATTTCAGTCCGGACTCTAACAGAAGTGAATCTACCTCAGACCTAAGTAACAAACAAAGTACGGGCCTGAACAAGAAAAATTTATTGGGAGATTTTTCCCAAAAAGCCAATGAGTTCGATATACCTACATCACCAAGATTAAGCGATATGTCTACGAAATCACAGAGTACACCTGCATCACCAGCTTCCTCGCAAATTTCAGATTTACGATCACCTAATAGTGATACCAATTCTTCAGAAATTCGCAAAAGTGTATGGAGATCACCAGAGCCAAGAAATTGGGACCCAACCAAATCAAAAGACTTGGGAGTGGATAACGATAACTACGTTTTTAGGGTTCCAAAAGCAAGACCACCTTCACGATCACTATTAAATCCACCAGATGCAGTCGACCATTCAACATTTTTAAAACCATACCCTCCATCTGATAAGCCTCACCTCAGTCAGGGGTATGAACACAGGAGTCCATACGACATTCGacaaaataatatgcaaaatgcaACAAATCAgacaaattttacaataaatcatGATGATTCGAATCAAACCACAGCCATGGCCAACAAAGCCGTTTCAGAAGCTCCATCGAATAACTACCAACAAGTTAACCAAAATAGTTGTAGCAATCCACCACCAGCCGTTCAAAGCTATGCTAACTATCCTACTGTTGGTAACGCGTATGCCTACCCAGGAAATCCTTATGGCCATTTCAATCCATATGAAAACTCATACAACGATTATAATAGCCTTGCATATTATAACGCTGAGAAATACAAACGGGAAGAGATGATTAGAAACGCTCATTATAATTCCTACGGTTATCAGTATAATCCAAACTTCGCACCCAATTTCTATCAAAACCCCAATACTAATACAAACTGGTGTCAGTCTTCACCCAATTGGTGTATCTATCCACCACCATTTTCTATACCGTATCCTCAAGAAGCTCCTAAAGCGGAACCCATTGGGGAGGTGACAGGTTTATCTGATAATATAGAATGCTTTAAAGACAGTCAGATGGGCGGAGTCGCAATAGCTTTAGGTCATGgaagtgttttatttgaatgcgCAAAACACGAAATGCATTCTACCACATCAGTTAAGAGTCCAAACAGAGCTAACCCGACAAGAATTTCACTAGTTTTCTATCAGCACAGAAATTTAAATCGGCCAAAACATGGCCTTGAAGAATGGGAAGAGAAAATGAGGCTCAAAAAACTTGGTCTAACTCCCACTACACAAAGTATACCCGCCTCTAATTCTAACACGACGTCACCGGCTTCAACTCCTGGATccgaacaaaaacaaataacctCCATAGAGAAATGGAAAAATAATGAGAATTATATACCTGGAGGGTATAGTTCACTGTCTGCATTAGTCGAGGCGACCAACAAAGCCAAGAAGAGTAGACAAATATTATTGAGAGCAGAGACGCAGACGACTATGTCATGGACTACCTTATTTCCGATGCATCCGTGTACAGTCACTGGACCGTATCAAGAATCTGGCACCTGA